A genomic segment from Nocardiopsis sp. Huas11 encodes:
- a CDS encoding nitrate- and nitrite sensing domain-containing protein: MAQPGGTRRGIKAQLNRIVLIPSITFLVLFVVISAATLAQGVSLRAALSEGRAGIELAELLTLLQQERRVGAEYLAAPDDDRRDALAEAGTSTDAAVADLRSLADDLGDQDDAATAPLADDFLHSVRAAEALRADNLADPGDPDAALGAYTTAIHQGIRLYAGTARALDDGTASAEASATTDLMWAQESFSHADAVVASVLARDSLTRADQTEIAALTADARHRVETVHSGGPAPTVEVDGAGPAGENGSDQDTSDQGPTPLTLAGGAPWQDALAMADTLARHEAEVTLDPVTGEIERGSAPPTGLDGWREAADAVNADLSAITADRAASVVDATDSASTWMFSLALGGGITSLFAGTVAYGVAAHSVGRLTYRLARLRADTLGTARTDLPRIVRRLEAGESVDLDTEMKQLDHGDDEVGQVADAFNIAQRTAVSAAIKQADIRAGVSRVFLGIAHRNQSLVQRQIQLLDRVEREEEDPDLLESLFQLDHLATRGRRHAENLIILGGAQPGRRWRHPIPIVDILRGAISETEEYARVRLVSVPELSLSGAVVADVIHMMAELVENATAYSPPHTEVTIVTETVPKGVAVEIEDRGLGMADDALARANTTLSEAPEFDVMVPGTDAQLGLFVVARLAAKHDIQVQLRPSPYGGTRAAVLIPSALVAAQPGPGTERPRIAALACQDALDRRGPREERPVRRARDVLAPEDTPRGARALLRPVPVPDEDGSAGERRSAPVLRQVPGLADDTGTLPRPDTPADAPATADTPVTADTPTTPRAPDPTLPGRVGARADRPGLPRRRRQASLAPQLRHDPAWAPAEPDPEERTGARERTPEDARRMMDAFSAGTRRGRAADAEETGREYSSDQVGVSTDDRRGESD; encoded by the coding sequence ATGGCGCAGCCGGGGGGTACCAGGCGCGGCATCAAGGCCCAGCTCAACCGGATCGTGCTGATCCCGAGCATCACCTTCCTGGTGCTGTTCGTCGTCATCAGCGCGGCCACGCTGGCCCAGGGCGTCTCGCTGCGCGCGGCCCTGAGCGAGGGCCGGGCCGGGATCGAACTCGCCGAACTCCTCACGCTGCTCCAACAGGAGCGCAGGGTCGGCGCCGAGTACCTGGCCGCTCCCGACGACGACCGCCGTGACGCGCTGGCCGAGGCGGGCACGAGCACCGACGCCGCCGTCGCCGACCTGCGGTCCCTGGCCGACGACCTCGGTGACCAGGACGACGCCGCCACCGCCCCCCTGGCCGACGACTTCCTCCACTCCGTGCGGGCCGCCGAGGCGCTGCGCGCGGACAACCTCGCCGACCCCGGGGACCCCGACGCGGCCCTGGGGGCCTACACCACCGCGATCCACCAGGGCATCCGGCTCTACGCGGGGACCGCGCGCGCCCTCGACGACGGGACCGCCTCGGCGGAGGCCTCCGCCACCACCGACCTGATGTGGGCCCAGGAGAGCTTCAGCCATGCCGACGCCGTGGTCGCCTCCGTCCTGGCCCGGGACTCGCTCACCCGCGCCGACCAGACCGAGATCGCCGCGCTGACCGCCGACGCCCGCCACCGGGTCGAGACCGTCCACAGCGGCGGCCCGGCGCCGACCGTCGAGGTCGACGGCGCCGGCCCGGCGGGCGAGAACGGCAGCGACCAGGACACCTCCGACCAGGGGCCCACGCCCCTCACCCTCGCCGGCGGCGCGCCCTGGCAGGACGCCCTGGCCATGGCCGACACCCTGGCCCGCCACGAGGCCGAGGTGACGCTCGACCCGGTCACCGGAGAGATCGAGCGCGGCTCCGCGCCGCCCACCGGACTCGACGGCTGGCGGGAGGCGGCCGACGCGGTCAACGCCGACCTGAGCGCCATCACCGCCGACCGCGCGGCCTCCGTCGTGGACGCCACCGATTCCGCCAGCACGTGGATGTTCTCCCTGGCGCTCGGCGGCGGCATCACCTCGCTCTTCGCCGGCACCGTCGCCTACGGTGTGGCGGCGCACTCGGTCGGGCGGCTCACCTACCGCCTGGCCCGGCTGCGCGCCGACACCCTGGGCACCGCCCGCACCGACCTGCCGCGCATCGTGCGCCGTCTGGAGGCCGGCGAGAGCGTCGACCTCGACACCGAGATGAAGCAGCTCGACCACGGTGACGACGAGGTCGGCCAGGTCGCCGACGCCTTCAACATCGCCCAGCGCACCGCCGTGAGCGCCGCCATCAAACAGGCCGACATCCGTGCCGGCGTCAGCCGCGTCTTCCTCGGCATCGCGCACCGCAACCAGTCGCTCGTCCAACGCCAGATCCAGCTCCTGGACCGCGTGGAGCGCGAGGAGGAGGACCCCGACCTGTTGGAGAGCCTCTTCCAGCTCGACCACCTCGCCACCCGCGGGCGCCGCCACGCCGAGAACCTCATCATCCTCGGCGGAGCCCAGCCCGGCCGCCGCTGGCGCCACCCCATCCCCATCGTCGACATCCTGCGCGGCGCCATCTCCGAGACCGAGGAGTACGCCCGGGTCCGCCTGGTGTCGGTACCCGAGCTGTCCCTGTCCGGAGCGGTCGTCGCCGACGTCATCCACATGATGGCGGAGCTGGTCGAGAACGCCACCGCCTACTCGCCGCCGCACACCGAGGTCACCATCGTCACCGAGACCGTGCCCAAGGGTGTGGCCGTGGAGATCGAGGACCGCGGGCTCGGCATGGCCGACGACGCCCTGGCCAGGGCCAACACCACGCTCAGCGAGGCACCGGAGTTCGACGTGATGGTGCCCGGCACCGACGCCCAGCTCGGACTCTTCGTCGTCGCCCGCCTGGCCGCCAAGCACGACATCCAGGTCCAGCTGCGCCCCTCGCCCTACGGGGGGACGCGCGCGGCGGTGCTCATCCCCTCGGCGCTGGTCGCCGCCCAGCCAGGGCCGGGAACCGAGCGCCCCCGGATCGCGGCGCTGGCCTGCCAGGACGCGCTGGACCGGCGGGGCCCGCGCGAGGAGCGCCCCGTGCGCCGCGCCCGTGACGTGCTCGCACCGGAGGACACCCCGCGCGGCGCGCGAGCGCTCCTGCGCCCGGTGCCCGTGCCGGACGAGGACGGATCCGCGGGGGAGCGCCGCTCCGCTCCCGTCCTGCGCCAGGTCCCCGGCCTGGCCGACGACACCGGCACCCTGCCCCGCCCCGACACCCCTGCGGACGCCCCTGCCACCGCGGACACCCCCGTCACCGCGGACACCCCCACGACGCCGCGGGCCCCGGACCCCACGCTCCCGGGCAGGGTCGGGGCACGTGCCGACCGACCCGGACTGCCCCGGCGCAGACGCCAGGCCAGCCTGGCACCCCAGCTCAGGCACGATCCCGCGTGGGCGCCGGCCGAGCCGGACCCGGAGGAGCGGACGGGCGCCAGGGAGCGCACCCCCGAGGACGCGCGCCGGATGATGGACGCGTTCAGCGCGGGCACCAGGAGGGGGCGCGCCGCGGACGCAGAGGAGACCGGACGGGAGTACAGCAGTGATCAGGTCGGTGTCAGCACCGACGACCGCAGGGGAGAGAGCGACTGA